From Brienomyrus brachyistius isolate T26 chromosome 18, BBRACH_0.4, whole genome shotgun sequence, one genomic window encodes:
- the LOC125713185 gene encoding serine/threonine-protein kinase pim-3-like has protein sequence MEVAIMTLVNFPTPCKNVIKLIDWFVGTNEYIMVLERPDPCLDLHEFCNTKGGFLTEEDAKHVLVQVLRALRHCQESNVLHRDLKPENLLIKTDTLDVTLIDFGCGDVWMDDSYREFAGTNAYAPPEWFRKRKYRAGPATVWSVGVTLFEMVCGYLPFRSKTAIVSGHFKFPPWVSPKPLEELYHKGKLLGQGGFGAVYAGSRKSDGLPVAIKYARKGGMQIEMVSVLSHGAGFL, from the exons ATGGAGGTGGCCATAATGACCCTCGTCAACTTTCCGACACCCTGCAAGAACGTGATTAAGCTCATCGACTGGTTTGTTGGAACCAATGAATATATCATGGTTTTGGAAAGGCCGGACCCATGCCTGGACCTCCACGAGTTCTGCAATACCAAAGGAGGATTCCTAACTGAGGAAGATGCTAAGCATGTGCTGGTGCAGGTTCTCCGTGCTTTGCGTCACTGCCAGGAGTCTAACGTCCTGCATCGAGACCTGAAGCCGGAGAACCTGTTGATCAAAACAGACACTCTGGACGTCACACTCATTGATTTTGGATGTGGAGACGTCTGGATGGATGACTCCTACAGGGAATTTGCAG GGACAAATGCCTACGCTCCCCCAGAGTGGTTCCGCAAACGGAAGTACAGAGCTGGCCCCGCCACGGTCTGGTCGGTGGGGGTGACGCTCTTTGAGATGGTGTGCGGCTACCTCCCCTTCCGCAGCAAGACGGCAATTGTTTCCGGCCACTTTAAATTCCCACCATGGGTCTCTCCAA AACCTTTGGAGGAGCTTTATCACAAGGGGAAGCTCCTCGGCCAGGGTGGTTTTGGAGCTGTCTATGCCGGAAGTCGGAAGAGCGATGGCCTCCCA GTGGCCATAAAGTATGCCAGAAAGGGTGGCATGCAGATAGAAATGGTAAGTGTCCTCAGCCATGGAGCTGGGTTTCTTTAG